One part of the Loxodonta africana isolate mLoxAfr1 chromosome 13, mLoxAfr1.hap2, whole genome shotgun sequence genome encodes these proteins:
- the RASL12 gene encoding ras-like protein family member 12, translating into MSSVFGKPRAGSGPPSASPEVNLAILGRRGAGKSALTVKFLTKRFISEYDPNLEDTYSSEETVDHQPILLRVMDTADLDTPRNCERYLNWAHAFLVVYSVDSRQSFESSCSYLELLALHAKETQRSYPTVLLGNKLDMAQYRQVTKAEGAALAGRFGCLFFEVSACLDFEHVQHVFHEAVREARRELEKSPLARPLFISEERTLPHQPPLTTRHGLASCTFNTLSTVSLKEIPTVAQAKLVTVKSSRAQSKRKAPTLTLLKGFKIF; encoded by the exons ATGTCGTCGGTGTTCGGAAAACCCCGCGCGGGCAGCGGGCCACCGAGCGCGTCCCCCGAGGTCAACCTGGCCATCCTGGGGCGCCGCGGGGCAGGCAAGTCCG CCCTGACGGTGAAGTTCCTGACCAAGAGGTTTATCAGTGAATATGACCCCAACTTGG AGGACACCTACAGCTCCGAGGAGACTGTAGACCACCAGCCCATCCTCCTGAGGGTCATGGACACTGCAGACCTG GACACCCCCAGGAACTGTGAGCGCTACCTGAACTGGGCCCACGCCTTCCTGGTGGTGTACAGCGTCGACAGCCGCCAGAGCTTCGAGAGCAGCTGCAGCTACCTGGAGCTCCTCGCGCTACATGCAAAGGAGACCCAGCGCAGCTACCCCACCGTGCTGCTGGGCAACAAGCTGGACATGGCCCAGTACAG GCAGGTCACCAAGGCAGAGGGTGCGGCTTTGGCAGGCAGGTTCGGGTGTCTGTTTTTCGAGGTCTCTGCCTGCCTGGACTTTGAGCACGTGCAGCATGTGTTCCATGAGGCGGTGCGGGAGGCACGGCGGGAGCTGGAGAAGAGCCCCCTGGCCCGGCCCCTCTTCATCTCCGAGGAGAGGACCCTGCCCCACCAGCCCCCGCTCACCACCCGGCACGGGCTGGCCAGCTGCACCTTCAACACACTCTCTACCGTCAGCCTGAAGGAGATTCCCACTGTGGCCCAGGCCAAGCTGGTCACCGTGAAGTCATCCCGGGCCCAGAGCAAGCGCAAGGCACCCACCCTGACCCTACTGAAGGGCTTCAAGATCTTCTAA
- the KBTBD13 gene encoding kelch repeat and BTB domain-containing protein 13, with translation MPPDLAAPVQVWVGGQLFQADRTLLVEHCGFFRGLFRSGMREARAAEVRLGVLSASGFLTTLQVLRGEQPALADAEELLQAVECAAFLQAPALARFLEHNLTSDNCALLCDAAAAFGLLDVLHSAALFIRDGARELAAELVLPEARAYVAAQRPSSYVALSAHTPAPGFLEDASRTMCYLDEEEDAWRTLASLPLEASTLLAGVATLGNRLYIVGGVRGANKEVVELGFCYDPDGGTWREFPSPHQPRYDVALAGFDGLLYAIGGEFQRTPMSSVERYDPVSERWSFVADLPQPAAGVPCAQACGRLFVCLWRPADTTAVVEYAARADAWLPVAELRRPQSYGHCMVAHRDSLYVVRNGPSDDFLHCAIDCLNLVTGQWTALPGQFVNSKGALFTAVVRGDIVYTVNRMSTLLYAIEGGTWRLLREKAGFPRPGSLQTFLLRLPSGPLGPVASTTPEL, from the coding sequence ATGCCGCCGGACTTGGCGGCTCCTGTGCAGGTCTGGGTGGGCGGCCAGCTCTTCCAGGCCGACCGCACCCTGCTGGTGGAGCACTGCGGCTTCTTTCGCGGCCTCTTCCGCTCCGGCATGCGGGAGGCGCGGGCTGCCGAGGTGCGCCTAGGCGTGCTCAGCGCGAGCGGCTTCCTCACCACGCTGCAGGTGCTGCGCGGCGAGCAGCCGGCGCTGGCCGATGCAGAAGAGCTGCTGCAGGCCGTGGAGTGCGCCGCCTTCCTGCAGGCGCCGGCGCTGGCGCGCTTTCTGGAGCACAACCTCACGTCGGACAACTGCGCGTTGCTGTGCGACGCAGCTGCCGCCTTCGGCCTGCTGGACGTGCTCCACAGCGCCGCGCTCTTCATCCGCGACGGCGCGCGGGAGCTGGCGGCCGAGCTGGTGCTGCCTGAGGCCCGCGCCTACGTGGCGGCGCAGCGGCCCAGCAGCTACGTGGCCCTGAGCGCCCACACGCCTGCGCCCGGCTTCCTGGAGGACGCGTCGCGCACGATGTGCTACCTGGACGAGGAGGAGGACGCGTGGCGCACGCTGGCCTCGCTGCCCCTGGAGGCAAGTACGCTGCTGGCCGGCGTGGCCACGCTGGGCAACAGGCTTTACATCGTGGGGGGCGTGCGTGGCGCCAACAAGGAGGTGGTGGAGCTAGGCTTCTGCTACGACCCGGACGGCGGCACGTGGCGCGAGTTCCCCAGCCCGCACCAACCGCGCTACGACGTGGCGCTGGCCGGCTTCGACGGCCTCCTTTACGCCATCGGCGGCGAGTTCCAGAGGACACCCATGAGCTCCGTGGAGCGCTACGACCCGGTATCGGAACGCTGGAGCTTCGTGGCGGACCTGCCGCAGCCAGCCGCTGGCGTGCCCTGCGCCCAGGCGTGCGGCCGCCTGTTCGTGTGCCTGTGGCGACCGGCTGACACCACGGCCGTGGTGGAGTACGCGGCCCGGGCGGATGCCTGGCTGCCTGTGGCCGAGCTGCGGCGCCCGCAGAGCTACGGCCACTGCATGGTGGCCCACCGCGACAGTCTCTACGTGGTGCGCAATGGACCTTCCGACGACTTTCTGCACTGCGCCATCGACTGCCTCAACCTAGTCACGGGCCAGTGGACGGCGCTGCCCGGCCAGTTCGTTAACAGCAAGGGGGCACTCTTCACGGCCGTCGTGCGTGGCGACATCGTCTATACAGTCAACCGCATGTCCACGCTGCTCTACGCCATTGAGGGCGGCACCTGGCGGCTGCTCAGGGAGAAGGCCGGCTTTCCCCGGCCGGGCTCCTTGCAAACTTTTCTCCTGAGGCTACCTTCTGGTCCCCTGGGGCCTGTGGCCTCGACGACGCCCGAACTGTGA